From a single Tachypleus tridentatus isolate NWPU-2018 chromosome 6, ASM421037v1, whole genome shotgun sequence genomic region:
- the LOC143253188 gene encoding uncharacterized protein LOC143253188 codes for MAFMISVSLAILRTLVCAILGMVPVTEALTCNINNCTCIWRNGKQTAECTNGGFTTVPKGLDTGIQVLNLTSNKFRGLRREAFVNAGLSNLQKIYLAHCGIEWIDEFAFNRLTNLIELNLGYNKLQDVPSASFYHIPRLRELILSGNRLFTVHNLAFQSAKSLTRLELSGCHIHTIGNQAFEGLRYLEVLKIDQNNLETFPGRATKSLHSLYEITIGGNPWVCDCNLREFRQWMDQNNFPVYVQPVCNNPSRLRGKRWNHINLKEYACPPRFLNTSNVVNAFEDFNVTLECRVIGDPSPVMKWVWRDRTIANLSEGIYERQVFVILEHELGREKISALEITYVQEPNAGFYSCISENNAGIAVQNFSLIISRRPVTEDKSSGGEKPQEVRKSDKDKVDNSNDETVIGMIIGIIVGAILVFLIFSILLWVLRRKQKSNQRRRSDLNNKTNSSVRNSVPKNSCDEIDLKLLNQVNPIEKPPRLKNYQNIPSVNISQYDPIIRETDQSQHLFVVNVHFSPDANVELSLTEDSSFQPSPLPKKRHSRGLVSVPVLQPTQNLQSRSQKPSDIVRQQHDGKPTERERGDGSSEFEVSGYERSSVPSFGTFRWEELQNSMRSNEKNTNTPQSRSENKTPDLLDHSRRSQPEPSVVWDPYDHPSAYFRPSLEHITNGFQDKEGGTEV; via the coding sequence ATGGCTTTTATGATTTCTGTAAGCCTCGCCATTCTGCGCACACTTGTATGTGCTATATTAGGCATGGTGCCAGTCACTGAGGCTCTCACTTGTAATATCAATAATTGTACTTGTATTTGGAGAAATGGTAAACAAACAGCAGAGTGCACAAATGGGGGATTCACAACTGTCCCAAAAGGACTAGACACTGGTATTCAGGTTCTTAATTTGACCAGTAACAAATTTCGGGGACTTAGACGTGAAGCCTTCGTGAATGCAGGGTTGAGTAATTTGCAGAAGATATATCTAGCCCATTGTGGAATTGAATGGATTGATGAGTTTGCTTTTAACCGCCTCACCAACCTGATTGAATTGAACTTGGGTTACAACAAGCTTCAAGACGTCCCCTCGGCAAGTTTTTATCATATACCACGTCTACGAGAATTAATACTTAGTGGAAATCGTCTCTTTACCGTTCACAACCTTGCTTTTCAATCGGCTAAGTCTTTAACAAGATTAGAGTTGAGCGGATGTCACATACATACAATTGGAAATCAGGCGTTTGAAGGTTTAAGATATCTTGAAGTACTGAAAATAGATCAAAATAATTTGGAGACATTCCCAGGTAGAGCTACTAAGTCTTTACATTCACTTTATGAGATAACAATTGGTGGGAATCCTTGGGTTTGTGACTGTAACCTGCGCGAATTCCGTCAATGGATGGATCAAAATAACTTTCCAGTATATGTGCAGCCTGTCTGTAATAATCCTTCTCGATTAAGAGGTAAAAGATGGAACCACATAAATCTCAAAGAATACGCTTGTCCTCCACGTTTTCTAAACACTTCCAACGTTGTAAATGCTTTTGAGGATTTCAACGTAACATTGGAGTGTCGTGTAATTGGCGATCCCAGTCCTGTTATGAAATGGGTTTGGAGAGACAGAACAATTGCTAACTTATCTGAAGGTATTTATGAACGACAGGTGTTTGTTATTCTAGAACATGAATTAGGGAGAGAGAAAATTTCAGCCTTAGAGATCACTTATGTTCAAGAACCAAACGCCGGTTTTTATTCATGCATTTCAGAAAACAATGCTGGAATAGCTGTCCAAAACTTTTCTCTGATCATTTCTCGACGACCAGTAACTGAAGATAAATCTTCTGGTGGAGAAAAACCACAAGAAGTGAGAAAAAGTGACAAAGATAAAGTTGATAACAGCAATGATGAAACTGTCATAGGAATGATAATTGGAATTATTGTAGGCGCTATTTTAGTGtttcttatatttagtatattattgtgGGTTCTACGAAGAAAACAAAAGTCTAACCAGAGAAGAAGGTCAGATTTAAATAATAAGACTAATAGCTCAGTTCGTAATTCTGTTCCCAAGAATTCCTGTGATGAAATAGATTTAAAACTTCTAAACCAGGTAAACCCCATCGAGAAGCCTCCACGATTGAAGAATTACCAAAATATACCATCAGTTAATATTAGTCAGTACGATCCTATTATAAGAGAAACTGACCAGTCACAACACTTGTTTGTGGTCAATGTTCACTTTTCACCAGATGCAAACGTAGAGTTGTCTTTAACAGAAGATTCTTCGTTTCAACCATCTCCCTTACCAAAGAAACGTCACTCTCGAGGTCTGGTGTCGGTTCCTGTACTTCAACCCACTCAAAACCTTCAATCACGTTCTCAAAAACCATCAGATATTGTACGACAACAACATGATGGAAAGCCAACCGAAAGGGAGCGAGGAGACGGTAGTTCAGAATTTGAAGTAAGTGGTTATGAGAGATCCTCCGTTCCCTCCTTTGGCACATTCCGTTGGGAAGAACTCCAAAACAGCATGAggagtaatgagaaaaatacaaatacgCCCCAATCACGCTCAGAGAATAAAACACCGGATTTGCTGGATCACAGTCGGCGTTCGCAGCCAGAACCATCTGTCGTTTGGGATCCTTATGATCATCCGTCGGCTTATTTTCGTCCTTCACTAGAACACATCACAAATGGTTTTCAAGATAAAGAAGGTGGCACAGAAGTGTGA